The Streptomyces sp. NBC_00162 sequence TTCAGCAGCCTCGTCGCGATCGGCGGGCACGAGGAGGCGCGCCGGCTGGGCGAGGCCTCCGCCCAGGCCGTCGACGACATCCTCGCCTTCACCGAGGCGCACGGCATCGACGTCGAGTACCGGCGCGGTCCGTGGATGTGGGCCGCCTCCTCACCGGCCCAGCGCGGGGCGTGGCGGCAGACCCTGGAGGACCTGCGGCGGGCCGGGACGGAGCCGCTGCACGAGGTGTCCGCCGCCGAGTCCCGCCGGGCGGTCGGCACCCGCAACCACTTCGGCGGCGTCCTCGACCCGGGCTGCGCCACGCTCCAGCCCGCCAAGCTGACGCGCGGCATGCGCCGGGTGGCGATCGAGGCGGGCGTCCGCGTCCACGAGCGCACCCCGCTGACCGCCCTGCGGGGCGCGCCCGGCGGCGCCACGACCGCCCACACCCCCTACGGACGGGTGCACGCCGAACGGGTCGTGCTGGCCATCAACGCCTGGGCCGGGCAGCTGGAGGACCTCGGCCGCCGGATGGTCACCGTGGCCAGCGACACCCTCCTGACCGAGCCCGTTCCGGAGCGGCTCGCGGCGCTCGGCTGGGACGGGGAGACCTCGGTCTGCGACTCCCGCCGCAGGCTGAACTACTACCGCACGACCCCGGACGGCAGGCTGCTCTTCGGCAAGGGCGGCTCCGGCGTGGCCTTCGGCCAGAGCGGGGCCGACACGATGTGGGGCGACGCGCTGCGACCCGCCGAGCTACGGAGTCAGCTCGCCCGGCTCTTCCCGGAGCTCGCCGACGCGCCGGTGGACACGGCCTGGACCGCCCCGGTCGAGTACTCGACCACCTCGCTCCCCTTCGCCGGCTGGCTGAAGTCCGTGCCCGGGGTTTGCTACGCCACGGGCTACTCGGGGGACGGGGTGGGCCCCTCGCGGCTGATGGCCAAGGTGCTCGCCTCCCTCGTCCTGGGGACCAGGGACGAGTGGTCGGGCTCGGCCTTCACCAGGCCGCCGGGCGGCTGGATCCCGCCGGAGCCCGTCCGCTACCCCGGTGCGCGGCTGGTCATCCCGGCGCTGCGCGCGGTGGAGCACCGCGAGGACCGCGGCCGCGGGGTGCCGGCGCTGGTGAAGCGGCTGGCCTCCATCGACCCGTCCGCCTTCCGGCTCTGACCCGACGGTCCCAGACCCTGTCCGGGACCTAGCCGGCCGCCGGCACCAGGCCCCGCAGCGGCCAGGCGGTGTCGATCACCGCGTCCGGGGTGCCCTGGCGGCGGAGGTAGGACTGGAAGTCCCGGGCCCAGCGCGCGTGCCAGGTGCCCTGACGGGCGTGCAGGTCGGCCGGGGTGAGGGCGGCCACCTCGGGGTGGCGCGCGGCTATCGCGCGGGCCACCTCGACCGCGGCCAGGGCGTCCGCCCCGGCGTCGTGCGCGGCGTCCAAGGTGACCCCGTACACCCCGCAGACCGCCTCCAGGGTCCGCTTGCCGCGCCGGTAGCGGTCGACGGCCCGGTCAATGGTCAGCGGGTCGACCACCGGCCCGGTCGCCGCCCCGCCCAGCCGCTCGGCCAGCGACGGCAGCCCGTGCCGGGCCAGCTCCGCGGAGAGCAGGGTCAGGTCGAAGGCCGCGTTGTACGCGACGACCACCGCCCCCGCGCGCCAGTGCCCGACCAGCGCCCGGGCGACCTCGTCGGCCACCTCCCGCACCGGGCGGCCCTCGGCGACGGCCCGCTCCGTGCTGATCCCGTGGATCGCCGAGGCCCCTTCCGGAATCGGTATCCCCGGGTCCGCGAGCCAGCCGCGCCGCTCGCGCACCTCGCCGCCCCGCACCTCGACCACCGCCGCCGTCACGATCCGCGACTCCCCCGGCTCCGTGCCGGTCGTCTCCAGGTCGAACCCGATCAGCACACCGCCGTGCCAGTCCCCCGTCATGCGCTCTTCCCCCCGTACACCTTCGGTCAACGGCTTTCAGCCTGCCACGGCGCACTGACAGACCGGCCGCCGGGGGCGGGGCGCAGCCGGCGTCACGACACCGGCCGGGAGTCCTCCCACACCGATTCGAATTCCTCGCGGTACGTCGTGAACAGCCCGTGGTCGGCGTCCTTCGGCACGCCCCGGCCGCCGCCGCGCAGGACCAGGACGGGCGATTCCATGCCGCGCGCCCGCCGCAGGTACGACTGGACCACGGCGATCCCCGAGGACTGGCCCTCCACCAGGTAGGCGGTGAAGCGCGGGGTCTCGTCGAAGACGTGGATCTCGAAGCGCGAGGGGTCCCGCAGGCCCGCCCGGACCCGGCGGACGTGCAGGATGTTCATCTCCACCGAGCGGCTCAGCTCGCCCTTGCGCAGCCCCAGCTCGCGCTCGCGCCGCTTGACCGCGCTGCTCGCCGGGTTCAGGAACAGCAGCCGCACCCGGCAGCCGGCTTCCGTGAGCCGGACGAGTCTTCGGCCCGAGAAGTTCTGGACCAGCAGGTTGAGGCCTATGCCGATGGCGTCGAGCCGCCGCGCGCCGCCGAAGAGGTCCTCCGCCGGAAGCTGGCGCTGCAGGCGCACCCGGTCCGGGTGGACCGAGATGACGTCCGCGTACCGGTCGCCCACCAGGTCCTCGACGGCGTCGATCGGCAGCCGGTCGGCCGAGGGGCTGCCCGAGCCGCCGCCCAGCACCTCCAGCAGCCGCGCGGAGGCCCGTTCCGCCTGTTCCAGCACCGGACGGGACAGCGCCCGGTTGCGGGAGACGACGTTGCGGGTGACCTCCAGCTCGTCCAGGGCGAGCTCGATCTCGCGCCGGTCGTCGAAGTACGGTTCGAAGCAGGGCCAGTGCTGGACCATCAGCTCCCGCAGCTGCGGGAGGGTCAGGAAGCTCAGCACGTTGTCGTCGGCCGAGTCGAGCAGGTAGCCCTTGCGGCGGCTGACCTCGCGCACGGCCACCGCCCGCTGCACCCACTCCTGCCCGGCGGGCCCGGCGGCCGCGACCACCCAGTCGTCCCCGCCGTGCACCGGCTCGTAGATCGGCCTCAGTACCGCGCCGACCACCGACCGCAGCCGCTGTTCGATCAGGTTCAGCCAGATGTACGCACGGCCCGCGCGCTGCGCCCGGGTGCGGACCTCGCTCCAGGCCTCCGCGCCCCAGTCCAGCTCGGCGCCGGCCCGGGCGCTCCCGGCCGCCTGCGGGGCCAGCGACACCGCCCCGGCCGCGACCCCCGCCGACGGTGCGTCCGCGGGGCCACCCTCGTGACCGCTGTCACCAGGGGGCAGCTCCAGACCTCCCGAGCTCACCCGTGCACCGCCTTCTGCGTCTGGACGCCCGTCTCCAGTGATCACGGAAGGGTACTCCGCGCGCGCGGCCCGGTGCAGCCCGATGGCCCGTACACCGGCTGTCCGTTGACCCATTATCCGATGCCCAGACAGTCGTCCGACCCGCCTATCAGGTCTGCGGGTCACCCGGAGGGACCAACCCAAGTCCACGCGTGAGGCACCTCTTTCGGGGAAGATCTGGCAGTGACGTGGTCCAGCCGGATCAGCCGGAGCAGGATGGGAAGAGTCGTTACCTATGCAGGTCTGGCCGGGACAGGCGTATCCGCTCGGTGCCACTTACGACGGCGCCGGCACCAACTTCGCGGTCTACTCCGAGGCCGCCCGACGCATCGAGCTGTGCCTCCTCCACGACGACGGCTCGGAGACCGCCGTGGAACTGCGCGAGACGGACGCCTTCGTCCGCCACGCGTACCTGCCGGGCATCATGCCCGGCCAGCGCTACGGGTTCCGCGTGCACGGCCCGTACGAGCCCGACCGCGGCCGGCGCTGCAACGCGGCGAAGCTGCTGCTGGACCCGTACGCGCGGGCCATCAGCGGCCAGGTG is a genomic window containing:
- a CDS encoding NAD(P)/FAD-dependent oxidoreductase yields the protein MTDLVLAGTWPRPDTPPPARRTAWLRDALHAEPDDGRSPQLLDEVRCDVLVVGGGFTGLWTALEILRRAPGTDIVLIEADVCGGGASGANAGYLMPMWARFSSLVAIGGHEEARRLGEASAQAVDDILAFTEAHGIDVEYRRGPWMWAASSPAQRGAWRQTLEDLRRAGTEPLHEVSAAESRRAVGTRNHFGGVLDPGCATLQPAKLTRGMRRVAIEAGVRVHERTPLTALRGAPGGATTAHTPYGRVHAERVVLAINAWAGQLEDLGRRMVTVASDTLLTEPVPERLAALGWDGETSVCDSRRRLNYYRTTPDGRLLFGKGGSGVAFGQSGADTMWGDALRPAELRSQLARLFPELADAPVDTAWTAPVEYSTTSLPFAGWLKSVPGVCYATGYSGDGVGPSRLMAKVLASLVLGTRDEWSGSAFTRPPGGWIPPEPVRYPGARLVIPALRAVEHREDRGRGVPALVKRLASIDPSAFRL
- a CDS encoding 3'-5' exonuclease, which encodes MTGDWHGGVLIGFDLETTGTEPGESRIVTAAVVEVRGGEVRERRGWLADPGIPIPEGASAIHGISTERAVAEGRPVREVADEVARALVGHWRAGAVVVAYNAAFDLTLLSAELARHGLPSLAERLGGAATGPVVDPLTIDRAVDRYRRGKRTLEAVCGVYGVTLDAAHDAGADALAAVEVARAIAARHPEVAALTPADLHARQGTWHARWARDFQSYLRRQGTPDAVIDTAWPLRGLVPAAG
- a CDS encoding SAV2148 family HEPN domain-containing protein, yielding MSSGGLELPPGDSGHEGGPADAPSAGVAAGAVSLAPQAAGSARAGAELDWGAEAWSEVRTRAQRAGRAYIWLNLIEQRLRSVVGAVLRPIYEPVHGGDDWVVAAAGPAGQEWVQRAVAVREVSRRKGYLLDSADDNVLSFLTLPQLRELMVQHWPCFEPYFDDRREIELALDELEVTRNVVSRNRALSRPVLEQAERASARLLEVLGGGSGSPSADRLPIDAVEDLVGDRYADVISVHPDRVRLQRQLPAEDLFGGARRLDAIGIGLNLLVQNFSGRRLVRLTEAGCRVRLLFLNPASSAVKRRERELGLRKGELSRSVEMNILHVRRVRAGLRDPSRFEIHVFDETPRFTAYLVEGQSSGIAVVQSYLRRARGMESPVLVLRGGGRGVPKDADHGLFTTYREEFESVWEDSRPVS